The Microbacterium sp. W4I20 genome segment GTGTCGAGGTGACCACAGCGCCGAGGATCCGGATGCTGTCACGAAAGAAGGTGGCGATGTCGACCAACAGCCGAATCTCCGGTCTGCGTGACCACACGCCCGACGAGCGGCTCGCTCTCGTCGCGCGCAGCGCGGAGCTCGACCCCGACGTGCTCGACGCGCTCCGGCCCGACGGTGGGCTCGGCCTCGCCCAGGCCGATCACATGATCGAGAACGTCGTCGGCATGATCGGCATCCCCGTCGGCGTCGCCACGAACTTCACGATCGACGGTCAGGATCGCCTGATCCCGATGGCCACCGAGGAGCCGAGCGTCGTCGCGGCCGCCTCGAACGCGGCCCGCATGGCGCGGGCGCACGGCGGTTTCACCACCTCGTACACCGGCGATGTGATGATCGCGCAGATCCAGGTGCTCGACGCGGTCGACCCGCACGGCACCCGGTTCGCGCTGCTCGAGGCGAAGGACGAGCTGCTCGCGCTCGCGAACGAGCAGGACCCGATGCTGGTGTCGGTCGGCGGCGGCGCCTTCGACATCTCGGTGCGCGTGCTCCCCACCCGCGCCGGGGTGCAGGTCATCCTGCACTTGCACGTCGACGTGCGCGACGCGATGGGCGCGAACGCCGTGAACACGATGGCCGAGGCGATCGCGCCGCGCATCGCCGAGGTCGCGGGCACGCGCACGCTGCTGCGCATCCTGACCAACAAGGCCGAGCTGCGCGTCACCCGCGCCCGCGCCGTGTTCGACGCCGAACTGCTCGGCGGGGCGCAGGTGGTCGACGACATCGTCGCCGCGAGCGCCTTCGCCGAGGCCGACCCGTACCGGGCGGCGACCCACAACAAGGGCATCATGAACGGCATCACCGCAGTGGTGCTCGCGACCGGCAACGACACCCGCGCGGTCGAGTCGGGCTGCCACTCGCACGCCGCCCGCAGCGGGCAGTACGCGGCGCTGTCGCAGTTCGAGAAGGATGCCGACGGCAACCTCGTCGGCACCCTCGAGGTTCCCCTCGCGGTCGGTCTCGTCGGCGGCGCGACCCGCGCCCACCCGACGGCCCAGGCATCCGTGAAGCTTCTCGGCGTGCAGACCGCGCGGGAGCTCGCCGCCGTGATCGCCGCGGTCGGGCTCGCGCAGAACCTCGCCGCGTGCCGGGCGCTCGCCGCCGAGGGCATCCAGCGCGGCCACATGACCCTGCACGCCCGCACGATCGCCGCGAGTGCCGGCGCCGAGGTCGACGAGATCGGCGCGGTCGCCGCGCGCATCGTCGCCGACCGCCGCATCCGCGTCGAGTACGCGAAGGAAGTGCTCGAGGAGCTGCGGGCCGGCGGAGCGGGCGCATGAGCGTTCCCGCCCCGACCGTGATCCGCCAGGACGGCCTGCCCTCCCGGGTGACCGTGTTCGAGGTCGGTCCGCGCGACGGTCTGCAGGCCGAGACCGACATCATCCCCGCCGACATCAAGACGCAGCTCTGCCGCCGGCTGTACGCCGCGGGCAGCCGCGACCTCGAGGTCACGAGCTTCGTGCCGCCGACCTGGATCCCGCAGCTCGCCGACGCCGAGGAGGTCGTCGCCGGCCTCGAGGTGCCGGAAGGTGCCCGCGCGGTGGGCCTCGTGCCGAACCTCCGCGGCCTGCAGCGCGCGATCGACGCCGGCATCCGCGAGGTCTCGGTCGTCGTCAGCGCCACCGAGTCGTTTGCGCAGGCGAACCTCAACACCACCAGGGCGGGCGCGATCGACCGGGCCGTCGAGGTCATCGGCGCGGCGACCGCGCAGGGCATCCTGGTGCGCGGCTACGTCTCGATGGTGTTCGGCGACCCCTGGGAGGGGTCGGTCTCTCCGGATGCCGTCGTCGAGGCGGCCGCCGCGCTCCACCAGGCGGGCGCGCGCACCATCGCCCTCAGCGACACGATCGGCGTCGCCACCCCCGGCCACACCGTCGGGGTGATCGAGGAGGCCCTCGCCGTCGGCATCCCCGTCTCGGCGATCGCCCTGCACCTGCACGACACCTACGGGCAGTCGCTGGCCAACGTGCACGCCGCGCTGCAGTACGGCGTCGCCGAGTTCGACGCGTCGGTCGGCGGTCTCGGTCGGTGCCCGTACGCGAAGGGCGCGACCGGTAACCTCGCCACAGAGGACCTCGTGTGGATGCTGCACGGGCTCGGCATCGAGACCGGACTCGATCTCGGTGCCCTGGCCGCGACCACGCTCTGGCTCTCACGCATCCGCAACGTGCGCCCGGCGTCGAATGTCGCCCGGGCGTTCGCGGCGGCCGGAATCGATGCTCCCGAACCCGCCCAGGAGGTCACGCCCGCATGATCGACACCACGCTCCCCGCACCCGGTGCGCTCGCCGGGGTCACCGTGATCGACCTGTCGCGCGTGCTGGCCGGCCCGTACGCCGCGCAGATGCTCGCCGACCTCGGGGCGACCGTGATCAAGGTCGAGAACCCGCGGGACCCCGACGTGTCGCGCGGCTTCCCGCCGTACCTCACCGACGGCGACGAGGAGTTCAGCGCCTACTACGCCCAGTACAACCGCGGGAAGCTCGGCATGGGACTCGACCTCGCCACCCCCGAGGGCAAGGAGGTGCTGAAGGACCTGGTCCGGAACGCCGACGTGCTGGTCGAGAACTTCCGCCCCGGCACCATGGAGAAGCTCGGCGTGGGATACGAGGTGCTGCGCGAGGTCAACCCGCGGCTCGTCTACACCGCGATCTCCGGCTACGGCCGCACCGGGTCGCGCAGCAAGCGCCCCGCCTTCGACAACACCGCGCAGGCGGCGGGCGGCATCTGGTCGATGAACGGCTACGCCGAGCATCCGCCCGTCCGCGTGGGCGTCACGATCGGCGACCTCTCCGCCACCCTGTTCGCGGTCGTCGGCACGCTCGCCGCGCTCCGTCACGCCGAGGCGACCGGCGAGGGTCAGGTGGTCGACGTCGCCCAGGTCGACAGCATCGTCGCGCTCACCGAGACCGCGGTCGTCGACTACACCGTGAACGGTACGGTGGCCTCACCGCAGGGGAACGCGCACGCGTGGGTGCGGCCGTATGAGCTGTTCGACTGCGCCGACGGGCAGGTCTTCTTCGGCGCGTACACCGACAAGCTCTGGAACGCGAGCTGCGACCTGTTCGGCACGCCCGAGCACAAGGACGACCCCGAGATCGACACCATGCGCAAGCGGTTCGAGACCGAGGTGTATGAGCGCCGGGTCAAGCCGATCGTGGCGGGCTGGCTCGCCTCGCGCACCAAGAAGGAGCTCGAGGAGCTCGCCGGCGACGTCGTGCCGCTCACCGCGGTGAAGACGATCGGCGAGGTGGTCGAGGACCCGGGAACCGCCGAGCGCGACATGATCGTCGAGGCCGACTACGGCGACCTGGGCGTGCTGCGCATGTTCGGCCAGCCGATCAAGCTCTCGGCGACGCCGG includes the following:
- a CDS encoding hydroxymethylglutaryl-CoA reductase, degradative — its product is MLSRKKVAMSTNSRISGLRDHTPDERLALVARSAELDPDVLDALRPDGGLGLAQADHMIENVVGMIGIPVGVATNFTIDGQDRLIPMATEEPSVVAAASNAARMARAHGGFTTSYTGDVMIAQIQVLDAVDPHGTRFALLEAKDELLALANEQDPMLVSVGGGAFDISVRVLPTRAGVQVILHLHVDVRDAMGANAVNTMAEAIAPRIAEVAGTRTLLRILTNKAELRVTRARAVFDAELLGGAQVVDDIVAASAFAEADPYRAATHNKGIMNGITAVVLATGNDTRAVESGCHSHAARSGQYAALSQFEKDADGNLVGTLEVPLAVGLVGGATRAHPTAQASVKLLGVQTARELAAVIAAVGLAQNLAACRALAAEGIQRGHMTLHARTIAASAGAEVDEIGAVAARIVADRRIRVEYAKEVLEELRAGGAGA
- a CDS encoding hydroxymethylglutaryl-CoA lyase, whose amino-acid sequence is MSVPAPTVIRQDGLPSRVTVFEVGPRDGLQAETDIIPADIKTQLCRRLYAAGSRDLEVTSFVPPTWIPQLADAEEVVAGLEVPEGARAVGLVPNLRGLQRAIDAGIREVSVVVSATESFAQANLNTTRAGAIDRAVEVIGAATAQGILVRGYVSMVFGDPWEGSVSPDAVVEAAAALHQAGARTIALSDTIGVATPGHTVGVIEEALAVGIPVSAIALHLHDTYGQSLANVHAALQYGVAEFDASVGGLGRCPYAKGATGNLATEDLVWMLHGLGIETGLDLGALAATTLWLSRIRNVRPASNVARAFAAAGIDAPEPAQEVTPA
- a CDS encoding CaiB/BaiF CoA-transferase family protein produces the protein MIDTTLPAPGALAGVTVIDLSRVLAGPYAAQMLADLGATVIKVENPRDPDVSRGFPPYLTDGDEEFSAYYAQYNRGKLGMGLDLATPEGKEVLKDLVRNADVLVENFRPGTMEKLGVGYEVLREVNPRLVYTAISGYGRTGSRSKRPAFDNTAQAAGGIWSMNGYAEHPPVRVGVTIGDLSATLFAVVGTLAALRHAEATGEGQVVDVAQVDSIVALTETAVVDYTVNGTVASPQGNAHAWVRPYELFDCADGQVFFGAYTDKLWNASCDLFGTPEHKDDPEIDTMRKRFETEVYERRVKPIVAGWLASRTKKELEELAGDVVPLTAVKTIGEVVEDPGTAERDMIVEADYGDLGVLRMFGQPIKLSATPAIPSRTANRFAEHADQVLTQFAGYDASRIAELRAAGALP